TTTATCAGGCCGTCCATGCTCAGATACCCGAGCGAATCGGCTCCGAGGTACTTTCTGATCTTTTCCACCGTCTGGCTTGAAGCTATAAGTTCCTTCTTTGTGGCAGTGTCTATACCGAAACTGCAGGTGCCTATTATCGGCGGGCTTGCCACCCTTACATGCACTTTTTTGGCCCCCGCTTCCTTAAGTATCCTGACGATCTGCCTGCTCGTGGTCCCTCTCACGATCGAATCGTCTATCAGGACTATGTTTTTGCCGCGGATGACCTCTTTTATCGGATTTAGTTTCAACTTCACTCCGAGCTCCCTGATGTCCTGGGTCGGCTGGATGAATGTCCTGCCGACGTACCTGTTCTTCACAAGCACGTCGCTGAACGGTATCTTTGATTTGGATGCGAAACCTATGGCGGCCGGGTTCCCGGAATCAGGCACGGGAATGACGTAATCCGCTTCTACCGGATGCTCCTTTGCCAGGTAGCGGCCCATGTCGACGCGGGCGTGATACAGGTTCCGGCCGTTCATGACCGAATCCGGCCGCGCGAAATAGATGAACTCAAAAACGCATAAAGACGGCTGTTTTTTGCTCCAGATCATAGACTTGATGCCTTTTTTATTGATCACCGCCATCTCGCCAGGCTTGATCTCCTTTACAAGTTTTGCTCCGAGTATGTCCAGCCCGCACGTCTCGGACGAGACTATATAACAATTATCAAAATGTCCGATGCAAAGAGGCCTGATGCCGTGAGGGTCCCTTACCGCGATCAGCCTGTCGTTCGTCATTATTCCGATGGAAAAAGCGCCTTTTAGTTTTTTGAGGACGGAGACCAGCGCAGAGCACAGGTCCTTCTTCTTTGAAAAACTCAGCATGGCGCAGATCACCTCGGAATCGCTGTTGCCCTTGAAACCGTATCCTTTTTTGCGCAGTTTTTTCTGAAGTTCTTTTGTATTGGTCAGGTTCCCGTTATGCGCAAGGGCGATAGTGCCGAAAGGAGTATTAGCGATTATGGGCTGGGCATTACATATAACGCTTGAGCCCGTGGTCGAGTATCTTGTATGTCCAAGTCCTATCCTGCCCTTTAACTCCCTGAATATCTCTTCTTTTGAAAAGACGACCGGCACGAGCCCCATCCCGACGAATGACTTGAATGAAATTCCGTCCGTCGTCACTATACCGGCACTCTCCTGGCCGCGGTGCTGCAGCGCATAGAGGCCGTAGTAAATATATTTTGCGACATCTTTTTTTTCAGATGAATATATCCCGAAAACGCCGCACTCTTCCTGTAGTTTGTCCTTGGCCGGCTGGAGACCTGGTTGGGGGTTCACGGTCTTATTTTATCGGATTTTTGATGTGATTGTCAATCGCGGCAGCGGCCTTTTTTCCAGCTCCCATAGCTGATATCACTGTCGCGGCTCCGGTCACGATGTCCCCGCCGGCAAAGACCCCTTTTATGGAAGTCTGTCCGGTTTCGGGGTCCGTAATGATGCCTCCCCATTTTTCCTTTTTAAGATCCGGAGTGGAATTCGTTAAAAGAGGATTAGGGCTCTGGCCGATCGCTATCACCACCGTGTCCACATCTATTTTGAACTCGGAACCTTTTACCGGCACGGGCCTGCGCCTTCCGCTGTCATCCGGCTCGCCGAGCTCCATTTTGAGGCATTCCATCTGTTTTGCCCAGCCGCTGCTTCCGTCCGAGATTATACTCACGGGCGCGGTTAATAATTTAAAAATGACCCCTTCTTCTTCGGCCCTGATTATCTCCTCTTCCCTTGCGGGCATCTCAGTCCTCGATCTTCTGTAGACTATGGTCACCTCGCTGGCGCCAAGTCTCAACGAGACCCTCGCGGCATCCATAGCCACGTTACCGGCCCCGATAACCGCCACCTTTTTGCCAACCTTCACGGGAGTCAGATACTCCGGGAACAAATAGGCCTTCATCAGATTTATCCTGGTCAGATATTCATTCGCGCTGTAGACGCCCATGAGATTTTCTCCGGGTATCTTCAGGAACTGGGGCAGTCCGGCTCCCGCTCCGATGAAGACGGCTTTGAATCCCTGCCTGAAAAGTTCTTCGATCGAGAAGATATTTCCTATCAGCATGTTCGGTTTGAAATCCACTCCCAGCGATTCGATGTATTCCACTTCCTCATTTACGATCTTTTTCGGCAATCTGAATTCGGGGATCCCATAGCTCAATACTCCGCCGGCCGTATGCAGCGATTCGAACATTGTGACCTGATATCCCATCTTTGCAAGATCGGCCGCGCAAGTCAGTCCGGCCGGACCGGAACCCACAACGGCTATTTGCCCC
This sequence is a window from Candidatus Saganbacteria bacterium. Protein-coding genes within it:
- the purF gene encoding amidophosphoribosyltransferase — its product is MNPQPGLQPAKDKLQEECGVFGIYSSEKKDVAKYIYYGLYALQHRGQESAGIVTTDGISFKSFVGMGLVPVVFSKEEIFRELKGRIGLGHTRYSTTGSSVICNAQPIIANTPFGTIALAHNGNLTNTKELQKKLRKKGYGFKGNSDSEVICAMLSFSKKKDLCSALVSVLKKLKGAFSIGIMTNDRLIAVRDPHGIRPLCIGHFDNCYIVSSETCGLDILGAKLVKEIKPGEMAVINKKGIKSMIWSKKQPSLCVFEFIYFARPDSVMNGRNLYHARVDMGRYLAKEHPVEADYVIPVPDSGNPAAIGFASKSKIPFSDVLVKNRYVGRTFIQPTQDIRELGVKLKLNPIKEVIRGKNIVLIDDSIVRGTTSRQIVRILKEAGAKKVHVRVASPPIIGTCSFGIDTATKKELIASSQTVEKIRKYLGADSLGYLSMDGLIKAIALPKDSLCLGCLNLDYPN
- a CDS encoding FAD-dependent oxidoreductase, which gives rise to QEDQCEKLCILGKKGLPIGIGDLERYAADYGNPKSQNNFHPLPQGEGSLPAMLRIAKQAGVRAKGQIAVVGSGPAGLTCAADLAKMGYQVTMFESLHTAGGVLSYGIPEFRLPKKIVNEEVEYIESLGVDFKPNMLIGNIFSIEELFRQGFKAVFIGAGAGLPQFLKIPGENLMGVYSANEYLTRINLMKAYLFPEYLTPVKVGKKVAVIGAGNVAMDAARVSLRLGASEVTIVYRRSRTEMPAREEEIIRAEEEGVIFKLLTAPVSIISDGSSGWAKQMECLKMELGEPDDSGRRRPVPVKGSEFKIDVDTVVIAIGQSPNPLLTNSTPDLKKEKWGGIITDPETGQTSIKGVFAGGDIVTGAATVISAMGAGKKAAAAIDNHIKNPIK